One part of the Salvelinus sp. IW2-2015 linkage group LG28, ASM291031v2, whole genome shotgun sequence genome encodes these proteins:
- the LOC111954079 gene encoding LOW QUALITY PROTEIN: cellular communication network factor 6 (The sequence of the model RefSeq protein was modified relative to this genomic sequence to represent the inferred CDS: deleted 1 base in 1 codon), giving the protein MELAQDILDRGGALEAWSVELAQRVLDKGPPSHCKCVELXQDALGCEGAPEIQRVEPAQDILGRGGALETRRAEPAPPVLDRRPLSHGKCGELAQHAPGCGCALETQCVSQQNMVPARSHAPHGDFLPLCRAQNHGGQLSAPRDSKAMLERKQFCQWRCKCRVKPQCAPGVSSVLDGCGCCKSCAQQIREACNERDICDPHKGMYCIFSKAQPRYEAGVCAYLMAVGCDLNGVHYENGEAFQPRSLYKCTCTAGAIGCTLAFVQKPAVLLGPAPLRSNTRLPAVLQSAPGASRKHQQDTTYMAAMPAYRDPPLVWKKNCLIQTTPWSPCSKTCGLGISVRVNNNNGKCEMRKDRRLCLLRPCEKSIMKNVKMRRGKMCKSKFQAEKLTLSGCTSTKSFKPTYCGICTDKRCNVPNKSKMVAVNFKCNGGSNVRWKMQWITSCVCQSMCDDPGDMFAELRFL; this is encoded by the exons atggagctggcacaggatatactggaccgtggaggtGCATTGGAGgcctggagcgtagagctggcacaacgcgtcctggacaaaggaccaccttCGCATTGCAAGTGCGTGGAGCTGGMacaggacgcactgggctgtgaaggcgcaccggagaTACAGCGCGTAGAGccagcgcaggatatcctgggccgaggaggcgcactggagaccaggcgcgctgagccggcaccacccGTCCTGGACAGACGCCcactttcgcacggcaagtgcggggagctggcacagcacgcaccgggctgtggatgcgcactggagacacagtgcgtatcacagcaaaacatggtgcctgcccggtcacatGCTCCCCACG GTGACTTCTTG ccTCTATGCAGGGCTCAGAACCATGGTGGGCAGCTCTCTGCTCCACGAGACAGCAAGGCCATGTTGGAGAGGAAACAGTTCTGCCAGTGGCGCTGTAAGTGCAGGGTTAAGCCCCAGTGTGCCCCTGGGGTCAGCTCTGTGCTGGACGGCTGCGGCTGCTGTAAGAGCTGTGCCCAGCAGATCAGAGAGGCCTGCAATGAGAGGGACATATGCGACCCCCACAAGGGCATGTACTGCATTTTCTCTAAAGCCCAGCCGCGATATGAGGCCGGAGTCTGCGCTT ACTTGATGGCAGTGGGCTGTGACTTGAACGGGGTCCACTATGAGAACGGCGAGGCCTTCCAGCCCAGATCACTGTATAAGTGCACATGCACTGCGGGAGCCATCGGCTGCACCCTGGCCTTCGTACAGAAGCCTGCTGTTCTCCTGGGTCCTGCCCCTCTGAGGAGCAACACGCGCCTGCCAGCCGTCCTCCAGAGCGCCCCCGGTGCTTCTAGGAAGCACCAGCAGGATACGACCTACATGGCCGCCATGCCAG CTTACAGGGATCCTCCTTTAGTCTGGAAGAAGAACTGCCTGATCCAGACCACTCCATGGAGTCCCTGCTCCAAGACCTGCGGCCTGGGAATCTCAGTCCgggtcaacaacaacaacggcAAGTGTGAGATGAGGAAGGACCGCCGCCTCTGCCTGCTGCGGCCGTGTGAGAAGAGCATCATGAAGAACGTCAAG ATGCGGAGAGGAAAGATGTGTAAGTCCAAGTTCCAAGCTGAGAAGCTGACCCTGTCTGGGTGTACCAGCACCAAGAGTTTCAAACCCACTTACTGCGGCATCTGCACCGACAAGCGCTGC AACGTCCCCAACAAATCCAAAATGGTGGCCGTCAACTTCAAGTGCAACGGCGGCTCCAACGTGCGCTGGAAGATGCAGTGGATAACGTCCTGCGTGTGCCAGAGTATGTGCGACGACCCTGGGGACATGTTCGCAGAGCTACGCTTCCTCTAG